The DNA region ATTCCATATAAAACTATTATCTGATAAACTCCATTTATAAAAAAACCAAGTATATAAGAGGTTACAGTTTCTCTACCTTTTGCTCTGTTTAATATTATACCTCCAAGTATTCCTAATAATATAGCTATAGGGGTTGATATTATCATAGCTAAAAATAGCCCTGAAATTCCAACTATGCCCCAGTCAGTTATAAAAATTAAACCTATTTGACCGGCCATAGCTCCAAGAACTATTCCAAAATTTAATCCCATTCCTGCGATTACAGGAATTAAAAGAGATAAAACTAAAAAGGAATTTCGAGATAATCTTATTATCATTTCTTGTATTAAATATTCTGGAGAAAAACCAGATATTGGAATAGAAATTGCAGATAAAATTATAAATATTATTGGAACTGCATTACTTATAAAAAAATGAGATAATTTATCTTTTTTATTATCCATCAGCTATTCACCTTCTTTACTCTCGTTAATGCATACAATATCATGCCATTTGAAACTATTATTCTTATAGTTTCTGACATATCTGTTTGTATAATATTATTTATTACAGAAGGTGTCATTGTAAGTATACCTTGAAATAATATTGTACCTATTATTACATGGGTTATAGTTGCTTTATGAATAGATGCACCACCAAGTAATATTGCAGCAACAGCTGGAAACGCCATATAAAAAGGACCTTGGTATAATTGAATAAAACCAAATGTTTGTTCATAAACTATTATTCCTATTCCACCAAGAATTGTTGAAAATACCACTGATATTATTCTCATTTTATTTATGTTGATGCCTGAAGCTCTTGCATAATCAGGGTTTGATCCTACAGCACTCATTGCGGTTCCTGTTTTTGTTTTGAAAAACATCCATACAATTAAACACATCAATATAAAGAATAGTATGAGACCGGTTGGAATTGTTATATAATCATTTATTTTTATTGGCAAAAAGTCATTTAATACATGATACCAATATTTTTCAACACTTATTGTAGTTCTCAACCCTTCACCACCATAAGCCCATATCATATCAGGACTCTTAAATGGCAATAATAACCACATCATAGACATAAAAGCAACTGAAGAAAATCCTACATACACTGAAACAGTCATTTCATCACCTTTTACTCTATTTAGAAGTATTCCATAACCTATTCCAAATATTAATGCAAATGGAATAGATATTATTATAGCCATTATGAAACCAGCGAATCCTGTTATACCTATTTCTATACTTATAACAGCCCCCAAAAGTCCAGCGATTATACCTAATGGAAGTCCAAAATTTAATCCACAACCAGACTGTATCATGGGTACCATAGCTAAAACAAGTACAGAATTCATACCAAATCTAATTAATGTATCAGATATGGATGTATCTAATCTTAGACCTACAAAAGGTGTAGCTATAAAGAAAGATAATAAAAATAAAGCTATTATTATCCTTGGCCAACCAGCTTTTTCAATAAAATTATTTATTTTATTCATACATTACTCACCTTCTTTGAATCGGTACTCACATTACCAACCATAAGTTCTCCAAAAGAAGCTATTGGATCTTTAGGAGAAAGTATACCTGCAATTTTTCCTTCATTTACTATTGAAATTCTGTCACATATAGATCTAAGTTCTTCTAGTTCAGAAGAAGCTATTATTATTGTTGTACCATATTCTTTATTGTATTTTTTTAAAGTATCTAACACTAATTGTTTAGCACCCACATCAATGCCTCTTGTAGGTTCTGATACAAATAATAAATCTGGTTTTAATGCAAATGATTTAGCAAGGCAAACTTTTTGTTGATTTCCACCAGAAAGTTCTTTTGCTTTTTGTTTCTCAGAAGTACACTTTATTTCTAATGAGTTTATATATTCATTTGCAATATTTTGTAGACTTTCATCATCTCGCCACTTCAATAATCCACCGAATAATTTTTTTATAAATTTTTCTTGAATATTCATGGCTGTAAACCCTATATTTAGATCTATAGGTTCATCTAATAATAAACCCACACCTCGTCTATCCTCTGATACAAAGGCAAGCCCTTTTTTTAAAGGTGTCAGAGCATCATTTAAGTGAAGTTCCTGACCTCGAAATTCTACGTATCCACCAGCAGGATATAAACCCATTATTCCATTGGCTATTCCTAGTTTTCCTTGACCAGCAAGCCCTCCAATACCAAATATTTCACCTTCATATATTTCAAGTGAAACATCTCTAACAGTTTCACCAGGCATATCCACCCATAATTTTTTGGTTTTAAAAATAATATTTTCAAATTTTCTTTCTTCAATAGATTTTTTTTCTTTTTTTTCTAAACTTCTTCCGACCATCCATTCAGATATTTCATGAATACTTGTATCAGAAGGTGAGACTTCTTTTATTAATTCGCCGTCCCT from Oceanotoga teriensis includes:
- a CDS encoding ABC transporter permease subunit, with amino-acid sequence MNKINNFIEKAGWPRIIIALFLLSFFIATPFVGLRLDTSISDTLIRFGMNSVLVLAMVPMIQSGCGLNFGLPLGIIAGLLGAVISIEIGITGFAGFIMAIIISIPFALIFGIGYGILLNRVKGDEMTVSVYVGFSSVAFMSMMWLLLPFKSPDMIWAYGGEGLRTTISVEKYWYHVLNDFLPIKINDYITIPTGLILFFILMCLIVWMFFKTKTGTAMSAVGSNPDYARASGININKMRIISVVFSTILGGIGIIVYEQTFGFIQLYQGPFYMAFPAVAAILLGGASIHKATITHVIIGTILFQGILTMTPSVINNIIQTDMSETIRIIVSNGMILYALTRVKKVNS
- a CDS encoding sugar ABC transporter ATP-binding protein, coding for MNEKVPLLKLENISKDFFGNKVLNDINLTIEQGEIIGLVGENGAGKSTMMNIIFGSNIIKDTGGYGGKIYLNGSEINFNSSFDALDAGIGMVHQEFSLIPGFTAYENIVFNREDTKYNFMVDIFGDRLSTLNRSKMKKRAEKAIKTLEVNVDINMLVNEMPVGHKQFTEIAREIDRKNTKILVLDEPTAVLTESEADILLKTIKKLSKKGISIIFISHRLKEILDISDKIVVLRDGELIKEVSPSDTSIHEISEWMVGRSLEKKEKKSIEERKFENIIFKTKKLWVDMPGETVRDVSLEIYEGEIFGIGGLAGQGKLGIANGIMGLYPAGGYVEFRGQELHLNDALTPLKKGLAFVSEDRRGVGLLLDEPIDLNIGFTAMNIQEKFIKKLFGGLLKWRDDESLQNIANEYINSLEIKCTSEKQKAKELSGGNQQKVCLAKSFALKPDLLFVSEPTRGIDVGAKQLVLDTLKKYNKEYGTTIIIASSELEELRSICDRISIVNEGKIAGILSPKDPIASFGELMVGNVSTDSKKVSNV